The genomic window AGGTGGACACCAAGAAGCTGAAACTGCCCCGCATCGTGAAGTACAGCCGAGGGGCACGCCCGACCGATCCACCGCACCTGAAGGAAGGCGAGGAGGGCGGGGTGCAGTACGTGACCCTGATTTCCTTCAAGGGGGCAGGGCGCGTGATCGAGGCGTATGTCGATCCCAAGACGCGCAAAGGGACGGCGGGGCGCAGCGCCTCGCTGGAGGCAGACAACGCGGCCTAGCGCACCAGCAGCGGTGGCCCCCGAGAGGGGGCCAGGTCGTCATCACTCTTTGCGAAATCAACGAGGAGTGAGGGGGATGAAGATGACGATGATGCTGATGGCACCTACCGGGCCTGTGCAGGG from Deinococcus ruber includes these protein-coding regions:
- a CDS encoding single-stranded DNA-binding protein — encoded protein: VLRRYGQQGWTSGELPAGGLRLPYDMAEVFDWSLIGARPYVNSDGEACVMWQGQSYKKRDLDEVDTKKLKLPRIVKYSRGARPTDPPHLKEGEEGGVQYVTLISFKGAGRVIEAYVDPKTRKGTAGRSASLEADNAA